The DNA region GGAATTTTACTAAGTGCTGAAAAATATAGATGCAATTTAGCAGTTTGTAAGGCAGAAGAAGCAGCGGATACCTGGTATATAGTAACCAATCTTGATAGTAAGAATGCTGTTAATGAATATAAGAAAAGATTTATTATAGAAGAAATGTTTAGAGATTTAAAATCCAGTGGCTTCAATATGGAAGATACATGGACAAACAGTCTTATATATTTTGAAAACTTATATTTATGCTTATGTATAGCATATACATGGATGATAATATTAGGAGCAGATTGTTCTAAGAATAAGAAGAGTAAGATAATAGGCGCAACTAAAAAGATAAGAAATAAAATAGTTAGAATATACAGCTTATTCAGCAGTGGATTGACATGGTTTAACAGATGTTATGATTCTAATAGAAAAAAATATGCCTTAAAATTTAATTTGATACTTTATGACATCTAATATGGCAAAAAAAGTAAATATATTCTTTAATAGTAAGGCACCAGTATACCCATTCTCTATTACATTAATTTCATGTTTATGATTATATTATCTTTATAAGCATATTATTGCATTATTACTATTTGGAAATATAATCTTGTAAATGATTTTTATGTTTATTATTCTTATTTAATGCAATTCACTGTCCGTAAGTCAGCCTTCATATATAACTATTCCCTCATAATCTAAATCACCAAAGTATAATATTGTATTTTTACTGTCGGAAACATAATCTTCAACTGATATTTTATAATCATTAAAAGCTTTGTTAATATTTTTTCCTCCCCCATATATTAAAGTGCTGATATCTTCACCTAGAATATTTTCTCCACCGCCTATTAAATGCCTTCGCATTGTATAGTAAGTATCCTTATTTTCTATAATCAGAATCTTCTGAGGTGTCTCTTTGGATTTTGAATAATATGCTAAAGGTTCAGAGGTATCATAATAATTTAGTTCTTCTAATTCCATTCCTAAATTTTTAACAATAGTTTTTCCGCCTTCCTTTTGTAAAAATTTTTCTCTTCCCCATATTTGGAAAGATCTTTCATTCATAGAAACAGGTTCACTTAATAAATGCTGCTTACTTATAATAAAATCACTTAACTTAAGAATATACTTTCTATGCTCTTTATACTTATCTATGTGTTCTTTATAATATTCAATACTCAATTTTGTTGAAAGCTTGTAGTTTATCTCATCAAGAAGCTTACTATTATCTGTATTTTTCTCTAATATCCTGTATTTTTTATATAACATCGGCTTTTTACCATTTCCACCACTACTTTTCACTGGCAAAAGTCTTTCTTCTTTTATTAAATCTGCTACTACTCCGCATAAGGCATCATAAGTTTCAGTTTTATATATTCTTTCGATTTCATCTAATTCTATGACCTTCTTGCTATAACTACTTAAATCCTTCATATTCTACCTCAAATTAATATGATATATAACATTTTATCATACCGTAAAATATTTTATAAATTTTATACATAAATTTTAGTTATAATATATGTTTTGATGGAGTCACTCCCAATCAAAAGCATAACCGCCTGCAAACAGCTATTTAAGCTACTTACAGACGGTATAGATCTTTACCATCCTTAAAATAATCAACCGCGGGCGACCAGAGCGGTCGATTGATTTCAATCTATGATTACATATAAAAGCATTATTTTTTTGTGTTTATTGGAACTGCTCCCCATCCAACAAATATAAAACCAATAAAATATATTATACCTGATACCAAGTAATCATTATTTAATAAAAACATTGTTGCTATAATAAGCATGGTACACCCAAAAATAGTTTTTTTCATATATCCTATTCCCCATTTAAACTTAGAATCATGTATTTAACAAAATTTCACATTGCATAATTTGCTGCCTTTAATTCTGCATATAACATGCTTTTTCTTTGGCATACTATATATAGACTAGTAATTCTAAATAAATTAATTATAAAATTTGCTCATTTAGATACTTATAATACCTGATTTTACAATTTAACTTTAATATAAAGATTATACCATAATATTCTATAAATCCACTATTATATATAAATTTTATAACAATTTTCCATGAAATATGTATACTTTTGTTACAGCCATATTAAGAAGCTATTTTAATATTGTTGAAATAGAAACAAAAGTTTAATATAATATTGTTAATACACTAACAGGTTGGAGGAAAGTCCATGAACAAAGAAGAACAGGTCATAATGAGTTTTAGGGAATTATTTAACAAAATGGCTTGGCTTAATAAGTTTAAGATGGAAGACAGTCTTAAGGGTTATAAGTCTTCTGAAGTACATTACATCGAATGCATTGGAAAAAATCCAGATTCCAACGTAACAAAACTAGCTGAGTCCCTTTATATGACTAGAGGAGCCATAAGTAAAATGACCAAGAAGCTCATAAAAAAAGGTATCATTGAAAGCTATCAGAAGCCAGATAAT from Clostridium pasteurianum BC1 includes:
- a CDS encoding Wadjet anti-phage system protein JetD domain-containing protein translates to MKDLSSYSKKVIELDEIERIYKTETYDALCGVVADLIKEERLLPVKSSGGNGKKPMLYKKYRILEKNTDNSKLLDEINYKLSTKLSIEYYKEHIDKYKEHRKYILKLSDFIISKQHLLSEPVSMNERSFQIWGREKFLQKEGGKTIVKNLGMELEELNYYDTSEPLAYYSKSKETPQKILIIENKDTYYTMRRHLIGGGENILGEDISTLIYGGGKNINKAFNDYKISVEDYVSDSKNTILYFGDLDYEGIVIYEG
- a CDS encoding MarR family transcriptional regulator, whose protein sequence is MNKEEQVIMSFRELFNKMAWLNKFKMEDSLKGYKSSEVHYIECIGKNPDSNVTKLAESLYMTRGAISKMTKKLIKKGIIESYQKPDNKKEIYFRLTEQGQKINKVHEKLHKEFQERDKAVFEQVTQEQFDSMLIFIEKYSRHLDAEIKKLGIDSKSE